Within the Thermostichus lividus PCC 6715 genome, the region TCAAGACTAAGGGCAACTTTCTTACGAGACATAGACAAAACCTAAAAAAAACCGACAAACTTACTTGCAGTCTGTCGGCTCGTTGTGTGTTCCCTGTTGATGACTCGGATAGTACTGAGTCATATTCTAGTATTACTGATGTCGCAGCAAAATGCCAGTGACGGTGATCACAACTTAAGATGAATCCTTTGTGCTCTCAAAACTAGTTTACTAAGGGTTGCCACCGTACCCCTTAATAAAAAATATAAATATAATCTTTTCAATAATCCTGAATAATTAATGCTTACCCATCTACCCCAACCTCGATACATCCTATCAGAGTGGGACGCAATTCAAGGGCCACACTCTATGCGCTAGCATGAGCGTTGGATAATTTACTGAGGAACATGAGATGGATTCGCTTTGGAGTAGTGCTGCGATCGCCTACCTACACTACCTCAGCTTTATGGTTGCCTTTGCGGCATTAGTGGTTGAGCACCTGACGTTGCGCAAAGAGTTGGAACTCAAGCAAGCATGGCGCCTCGTCATTACGGATGGTCTTTACGGCATTGCTGCCATTACCGTACTGGTGACCGGAATCTTACGAGTGTTGTACTTTGGCAAAGGCACAGCCTACTACCTCAGCAATCCTGTGTTTCATCTGAAGGTTGGCTTTTTTATCCTTGTAGGGCTTCTCTCGCTTTACCCAACCATTTCCTTTTTGTTATGGCTCAAACCACTTCGGCAAGGGCAAGTGCCCACCCTTGAGTTAGCGGCGGTGCAACGCCTAACTTGGGTTATCCGCGCTGAACTGGCATTTCTCAGTGGTATTCCCCTTTTGGCGGCCATGATGGCACGGGGAATTGGTCTCGAGTGGGTTCAGAGCTAAAGGGGTAATTGATAGCCCAATCTTAGTGCTAAATTAGCGCAGAGTCTTAACGGGAGCGATATTGGGCGTAGCGATCGCCAAGCCAAGGCCAATTGACCACCTGCCACCACGCTTCTAAGTACTGATC harbors:
- a CDS encoding DUF2214 family protein, which translates into the protein MDSLWSSAAIAYLHYLSFMVAFAALVVEHLTLRKELELKQAWRLVITDGLYGIAAITVLVTGILRVLYFGKGTAYYLSNPVFHLKVGFFILVGLLSLYPTISFLLWLKPLRQGQVPTLELAAVQRLTWVIRAELAFLSGIPLLAAMMARGIGLEWVQS